A single window of Castor canadensis chromosome 3, mCasCan1.hap1v2, whole genome shotgun sequence DNA harbors:
- the Grina gene encoding protein lifeguard 1 isoform X2: MIPFLLGSREQVGLPQTWFLWQPAPQHGNYHEEGPPSYYDNPDFPATNWDDKSIRQAFIRKVFLVLTVQLSVTLSTVAVFTFVTEVKGFVRENVWTYYVSYAVFFISLIVLSCCGDFRRKHPWNLVALSILTVSLSYMVGMIASFYNTEAVIMAVGITTAVCFTVVIFSMQTRYDFTSCMGVLLVSMVVLFIFAILCIFIRNRILEIVYASLGALLFTCFLAVDTQLLLGNKQLSLSPEEYVFAALNLYTDIINIFLYILTIIGRAKE, from the exons ATGATCCCCTTTCTCCTGGGTTCCCGAGAGCAGGTGGGGCTGCCACAAACCTGGTTCCTGTGGCAGCCAG CACCACAGCATGGGAACTATCACGAGGAGGGACCCCCATCCTACTATGACAACCCGGACTTCCCTGCCACCAACTGGGATGACAAGAGCATCCGGCAGGCCTTCATCCGGAAG GTGTTCCTGGTGCTGACTGTGCAGCTGTCAGTGACCCTATCGACAGTGGCCGTGTTCACTTTTGTCACGGAGGTCAAGGGCTTTGTCCGGGAGAACGTCTGGACCTACTATGTCTCCTATGCTGTCTTCTTCATCTCCCTCATTGTTCTCAGCTGTTGTGGGGACTTCCGGCGAAAGCACCCCTGGAACCTCGTTGCACTG TCCATCCTGACCGTCAGTCTTTCCTACATGGTGGGCATGATTGCCAGTTTCTACAACACTGAGGCAGTCATCATGGCGGTGGGCATTACCACGGCCGTCTGCTTCACAGTGGTCATCTTCTCCATGCAG ACTCGCTATGACTTCACCTCGTGCATGGGTGTGCTCTTGGTGAGCATGGTGGTGCTCTTCATTTTTGCCATCCTCTGCATCTTCATCCGGAACCGCATCCTGGAGATCGTGTATGCCTCGCTGGGTGCCCTGCTCTTCACCTGC TTCCTGGCAGTAGACACCCAGCTGCTGCTGGGGAACAAGCAGCTGTCCCTGAGCCCAGAGGAGTATGTGTTTGCAGCACTGAACCTGTACACTGACATCATCAACATCTTCCTGTATATCCTCACCATCATTGGTCGTGCCAAGGAGTAG
- the Grina gene encoding protein lifeguard 1 isoform X1: protein MSHEKSFLVSGDSYPPHNPGYPGGPQPPMPPYAQAPYPGAPYPQPPFQPSPYGQPGYPHGPSPYPQGGYPQGPYPQGGYPQGPYPQSPFPPNPYGQPQPFPGQDPDSPQHGNYHEEGPPSYYDNPDFPATNWDDKSIRQAFIRKVFLVLTVQLSVTLSTVAVFTFVTEVKGFVRENVWTYYVSYAVFFISLIVLSCCGDFRRKHPWNLVALSILTVSLSYMVGMIASFYNTEAVIMAVGITTAVCFTVVIFSMQTRYDFTSCMGVLLVSMVVLFIFAILCIFIRNRILEIVYASLGALLFTCFLAVDTQLLLGNKQLSLSPEEYVFAALNLYTDIINIFLYILTIIGRAKE, encoded by the exons ATGTCCCACGAAAAGAGTTTCTTGGTGTCGGGGGACAGCTACCCTCCCCACAACCCTGGCTATCCTGGAGGGCCCCAGCCTCCTATGCCTCCTTATGCTCAGGCTCCCTACCCTGGGGCCCCATACCCACAGCCCCCTTTTCAGCCTTCTCCATATGGTCAGCCAGGGTATCCCCATGGCCCCAGCCCCTACCCCCAAGGGGGCTACCCTCAGGGCCCCTATCCCCAAGGGGGCTACCCACAGGGGCCATACCCGCAGAGCcccttcccccccaacccctaTGGACAACCGCAGCCCTTCCCGGGACAGGACCCTGACT CACCACAGCATGGGAACTATCACGAGGAGGGACCCCCATCCTACTATGACAACCCGGACTTCCCTGCCACCAACTGGGATGACAAGAGCATCCGGCAGGCCTTCATCCGGAAG GTGTTCCTGGTGCTGACTGTGCAGCTGTCAGTGACCCTATCGACAGTGGCCGTGTTCACTTTTGTCACGGAGGTCAAGGGCTTTGTCCGGGAGAACGTCTGGACCTACTATGTCTCCTATGCTGTCTTCTTCATCTCCCTCATTGTTCTCAGCTGTTGTGGGGACTTCCGGCGAAAGCACCCCTGGAACCTCGTTGCACTG TCCATCCTGACCGTCAGTCTTTCCTACATGGTGGGCATGATTGCCAGTTTCTACAACACTGAGGCAGTCATCATGGCGGTGGGCATTACCACGGCCGTCTGCTTCACAGTGGTCATCTTCTCCATGCAG ACTCGCTATGACTTCACCTCGTGCATGGGTGTGCTCTTGGTGAGCATGGTGGTGCTCTTCATTTTTGCCATCCTCTGCATCTTCATCCGGAACCGCATCCTGGAGATCGTGTATGCCTCGCTGGGTGCCCTGCTCTTCACCTGC TTCCTGGCAGTAGACACCCAGCTGCTGCTGGGGAACAAGCAGCTGTCCCTGAGCCCAGAGGAGTATGTGTTTGCAGCACTGAACCTGTACACTGACATCATCAACATCTTCCTGTATATCCTCACCATCATTGGTCGTGCCAAGGAGTAG
- the Spatc1 gene encoding speriolin isoform X3: MSLLTNYEGLRHQIERLVRENEELKKLVRLIRENHELKSAIKTQAGGLSISGFTNGLGEATAGANQGVFLPPSPAAANEPVLEDVGVMALTPLADVLNSPQISPTAGSLVSPLAGPINSLLSGPVPMSQNGQFTNLLATPMNSHLASPMAVSPGGTLPGHLTSPMAVPPGATMTSSLGLTSTGSLTPSSPLAGPLAMSQSSPLMAPMAGTVAVSLSSPLLSSTAAPLGVSQNLVPNPMKNLVLPEAPRVRLAEQFRGSPSGPHSSANAGPAATPKVTLSSEHPQPTQDPESLSMASVGAPLQISTPTVTMATPTLTTAFSYGTPDGQTQPGAPQGQMGPASVPKSLIASSAGTVIAPAPTPAPQAAARTTHPPSRAQQSPPRPLPTPRPPHNPHSPPRTSSSPASVNDNRNSRATEPSRKSVLELERKMAHRKTGKCPDGSRESKQLAWERLVGEIAFQLDRRILSSIFPERVRLYGFTVSNIPEKIIQASLNPNDHKLDEELCQTLTQRYVSIMNRLQSLGYNGRVHPALTEQLVNAYGILRERPELAASEGGSYTVDFLQRVLVETVHPSMLTDALLLLSCLNQLSHDDGKPMFIW; encoded by the exons ATGTCTCTGCTTACCAATTATGAGGGACTTCGGCATCAGATAGAGAGGCTGGTGAGAGAAAATGAGGAACTGAAGAAGTTGGTGCGGCTCATTCGGGAGAATCATGAGCTCAAGTCTGCAATCAAGACTCAGGCAGGTGGCCTCAGCATCAGCGGGTTCACGAATGGGCTTGGTGAGGCAACGGCAGGAGCTAACCAGG GTGTCTTCCTGCCCCCATCCCCAGCAGCAGCAAATGAGCCAGTCCTGGAAGATGTGGGGGTCATGGCCCTGACTCCCCTGGCGGATGTGCTGAACAGCCCACAGATCAGCCCTACAGCAGGCTCCCTCGTGAGCCCCCTGGCAGGCCCTATCAACTCACTGCTGTCTGGCCCAGTGCCTATGTCGCAGAATGGCCAATTCACCAATCTCCTGGCCACCCCCATGAACAGCCACCTGGCCAGCCCCATGGCAGTATCCCCTGGGGGCACCCTACCTGGCCACCTGACCAGTCCCATGGCCGTACCCCCTGGGGCCACCATGACCAGCTCCCTAGGCCTGACCTCAACTGGCTCCTTGACTCCAAGCAGCCCTCTGGCAGGCCCCCTGGCCATGTCTCAGAGCAGCCCCCTTATGGCCCCTATGGCAGGCACAGTGGCTGTCTCTCTGAGCAGCCCCCTGCTCTCCTCCACGGCTGCCCCTCTAGGTGTTTCTCAGAACCTTGTGCCCAACCCCATGAAAAACCTGGTGCTGCCGGAGGCCCCGAGGGTGCGGCTGGCAGAGCAGTTCCGAGGAAGCCCCTCTGGGCCCCATTCCTCAGCCAATGCAGGGCCGGCTGCCACCCCCAAAG TCACACTCTCCAGTGAGCACCCCCAGCCGACCCAGGACCCAGAGTCCCTCAGCATGGCGTCTGTGGGTGCACCCCTTCAGATTTCCACCCCCACGGTCACCATGGCCACACCCACTCTCACAACAGCCTTCTCCTACGGCACCCCGGATGGCCAGACCCAGCCCGGTGCTCCCCAGGGACAAATGGGCCCTGCCTCTGTCCCCAAGTCCCTAATAGCCTCCTCTGCTGGCACAGTCATCGCCCCCGCCCCCACGCCTGCCCCCCAAGCTGCTGCCAGAACCACTCACCCCCCTTCCCGGGCCCAGCAGTCCCCCCCGCGGCCTTTGCCTACCCCCCGTCCTCCGCACAACCCCCACTCCCCGCCTCGCACCTCGTCCTCTCCGGCTTCAGTCAACGACAACCGGAATTCGCGCGCCACGGAGCCCTCTCGGAAGAGCGTGCTGGAATTGGAGCGGAAGATGGCGCACCGCAAGACTGGCAAGTGTCCCGACGGCTCCCGAG AGTCAAAGCAGCTGGCCTGGGAGAGGCTGGTGGGGGAGATCGCCTTCCAGCTGGACCGCAGGATCCTGTCCAGCATCTTCCCCGAGCGCGTGCGCCTCTACGGCTTCACTGTCTCCAACATTCCGGAGAAGATCATCCAG GCCTCCCTGAACCCCAATGACCACAAGCTGGACGAGGAGCTGTGCCAGACACTCACGCAGCGCTACGTGAGCATCATGAACAGGCTGCAGAGTCTGGGCTACAACGGACGCGTGCACCCAGCACTGACAGAGCAGCTGGTGAACGCCTATGGCATCTTGCGCGAGCGGCCCGAGCTGGCCGCGTCGGAAGGTGGCTCCTATACTGTGGACTTCCTGCAGCGTGTGCTGGTAGAGACCGTGCATCCCAGCATGCTCACAGATGCACTGCTACTGCTCTCGTGCCTCAACCAGCTGTCGCACGACGATGGCAAGCCCATGTTCATCTGGTAA
- the Spatc1 gene encoding speriolin isoform X1, with translation MALTPLADVLNSPQISPTAGSLVSPLAGPINSLLSGPVPMSQNGQFTNLLATPMNSHLASPMAVSPGGTLPGHLTSPMAVPPGATMTSSLGLTSTGSLTPSSPLAGPLAMSQSSPLMAPMAGTVAVSLSSPLLSSTAAPLGVSQNLVPNPMKNLVLPEAPRVRLAEQFRGSPSGPHSSANAGPAATPKVTLSSEHPQPTQDPESLSMASVGAPLQISTPTVTMATPTLTTAFSYGTPDGQTQPGAPQGQMGPASVPKSLIASSAGTVIAPAPTPAPQAAARTTHPPSRAQQSPPRPLPTPRPPHNPHSPPRTSSSPASVNDNRNSRATEPSRKSVLELERKMAHRKTGKCPDGSRESKQLAWERLVGEIAFQLDRRILSSIFPERVRLYGFTVSNIPEKIIQASLNPNDHKLDEELCQTLTQRYVSIMNRLQSLGYNGRVHPALTEQLVNAYGILRERPELAASEGGSYTVDFLQRVLVETVHPSMLTDALLLLSCLNQLSHDDGKPMFIW, from the exons ATGGCCCTGACTCCCCTGGCGGATGTGCTGAACAGCCCACAGATCAGCCCTACAGCAGGCTCCCTCGTGAGCCCCCTGGCAGGCCCTATCAACTCACTGCTGTCTGGCCCAGTGCCTATGTCGCAGAATGGCCAATTCACCAATCTCCTGGCCACCCCCATGAACAGCCACCTGGCCAGCCCCATGGCAGTATCCCCTGGGGGCACCCTACCTGGCCACCTGACCAGTCCCATGGCCGTACCCCCTGGGGCCACCATGACCAGCTCCCTAGGCCTGACCTCAACTGGCTCCTTGACTCCAAGCAGCCCTCTGGCAGGCCCCCTGGCCATGTCTCAGAGCAGCCCCCTTATGGCCCCTATGGCAGGCACAGTGGCTGTCTCTCTGAGCAGCCCCCTGCTCTCCTCCACGGCTGCCCCTCTAGGTGTTTCTCAGAACCTTGTGCCCAACCCCATGAAAAACCTGGTGCTGCCGGAGGCCCCGAGGGTGCGGCTGGCAGAGCAGTTCCGAGGAAGCCCCTCTGGGCCCCATTCCTCAGCCAATGCAGGGCCGGCTGCCACCCCCAAAG TCACACTCTCCAGTGAGCACCCCCAGCCGACCCAGGACCCAGAGTCCCTCAGCATGGCGTCTGTGGGTGCACCCCTTCAGATTTCCACCCCCACGGTCACCATGGCCACACCCACTCTCACAACAGCCTTCTCCTACGGCACCCCGGATGGCCAGACCCAGCCCGGTGCTCCCCAGGGACAAATGGGCCCTGCCTCTGTCCCCAAGTCCCTAATAGCCTCCTCTGCTGGCACAGTCATCGCCCCCGCCCCCACGCCTGCCCCCCAAGCTGCTGCCAGAACCACTCACCCCCCTTCCCGGGCCCAGCAGTCCCCCCCGCGGCCTTTGCCTACCCCCCGTCCTCCGCACAACCCCCACTCCCCGCCTCGCACCTCGTCCTCTCCGGCTTCAGTCAACGACAACCGGAATTCGCGCGCCACGGAGCCCTCTCGGAAGAGCGTGCTGGAATTGGAGCGGAAGATGGCGCACCGCAAGACTGGCAAGTGTCCCGACGGCTCCCGAG AGTCAAAGCAGCTGGCCTGGGAGAGGCTGGTGGGGGAGATCGCCTTCCAGCTGGACCGCAGGATCCTGTCCAGCATCTTCCCCGAGCGCGTGCGCCTCTACGGCTTCACTGTCTCCAACATTCCGGAGAAGATCATCCAG GCCTCCCTGAACCCCAATGACCACAAGCTGGACGAGGAGCTGTGCCAGACACTCACGCAGCGCTACGTGAGCATCATGAACAGGCTGCAGAGTCTGGGCTACAACGGACGCGTGCACCCAGCACTGACAGAGCAGCTGGTGAACGCCTATGGCATCTTGCGCGAGCGGCCCGAGCTGGCCGCGTCGGAAGGTGGCTCCTATACTGTGGACTTCCTGCAGCGTGTGCTGGTAGAGACCGTGCATCCCAGCATGCTCACAGATGCACTGCTACTGCTCTCGTGCCTCAACCAGCTGTCGCACGACGATGGCAAGCCCATGTTCATCTGGTAA
- the Spatc1 gene encoding speriolin isoform X2: MALTPLADVLNSPQISPTAGSLVSPLAGPINSLLSGPVPMSQNGQFTNLLATPMNSHLASPMAVSPGGTLPGHLTSPMAVPPGATMTSSLGLTSTGSLTPSSPLAGPLAMSQSSPLMAPMAGTVAVSLSSPLLSSTAAPLGVSQNLVPNPMKNLVLPEAPRVRLAEQFRGSPSGPHSSANAGPAATPKVNDNRNSRATEPSRKSVLELERKMAHRKTGKCPDGSRESKQLAWERLVGEIAFQLDRRILSSIFPERVRLYGFTVSNIPEKIIQASLNPNDHKLDEELCQTLTQRYVSIMNRLQSLGYNGRVHPALTEQLVNAYGILRERPELAASEGGSYTVDFLQRVLVETVHPSMLTDALLLLSCLNQLSHDDGKPMFIW, from the exons ATGGCCCTGACTCCCCTGGCGGATGTGCTGAACAGCCCACAGATCAGCCCTACAGCAGGCTCCCTCGTGAGCCCCCTGGCAGGCCCTATCAACTCACTGCTGTCTGGCCCAGTGCCTATGTCGCAGAATGGCCAATTCACCAATCTCCTGGCCACCCCCATGAACAGCCACCTGGCCAGCCCCATGGCAGTATCCCCTGGGGGCACCCTACCTGGCCACCTGACCAGTCCCATGGCCGTACCCCCTGGGGCCACCATGACCAGCTCCCTAGGCCTGACCTCAACTGGCTCCTTGACTCCAAGCAGCCCTCTGGCAGGCCCCCTGGCCATGTCTCAGAGCAGCCCCCTTATGGCCCCTATGGCAGGCACAGTGGCTGTCTCTCTGAGCAGCCCCCTGCTCTCCTCCACGGCTGCCCCTCTAGGTGTTTCTCAGAACCTTGTGCCCAACCCCATGAAAAACCTGGTGCTGCCGGAGGCCCCGAGGGTGCGGCTGGCAGAGCAGTTCCGAGGAAGCCCCTCTGGGCCCCATTCCTCAGCCAATGCAGGGCCGGCTGCCACCCCCAAAG TCAACGACAACCGGAATTCGCGCGCCACGGAGCCCTCTCGGAAGAGCGTGCTGGAATTGGAGCGGAAGATGGCGCACCGCAAGACTGGCAAGTGTCCCGACGGCTCCCGAG AGTCAAAGCAGCTGGCCTGGGAGAGGCTGGTGGGGGAGATCGCCTTCCAGCTGGACCGCAGGATCCTGTCCAGCATCTTCCCCGAGCGCGTGCGCCTCTACGGCTTCACTGTCTCCAACATTCCGGAGAAGATCATCCAG GCCTCCCTGAACCCCAATGACCACAAGCTGGACGAGGAGCTGTGCCAGACACTCACGCAGCGCTACGTGAGCATCATGAACAGGCTGCAGAGTCTGGGCTACAACGGACGCGTGCACCCAGCACTGACAGAGCAGCTGGTGAACGCCTATGGCATCTTGCGCGAGCGGCCCGAGCTGGCCGCGTCGGAAGGTGGCTCCTATACTGTGGACTTCCTGCAGCGTGTGCTGGTAGAGACCGTGCATCCCAGCATGCTCACAGATGCACTGCTACTGCTCTCGTGCCTCAACCAGCTGTCGCACGACGATGGCAAGCCCATGTTCATCTGGTAA
- the LOC109690834 gene encoding sphingomyelin phosphodiesterase 5 isoform X2, whose translation MQSPPDWPPVPEALRPSPFPHPVLHSLHSMARVLLFPAYWSLDQLLGCWAPMARPGSLGRVRAAAGTGGALLLLLLLVGLPLALPGLLLWLPLQAWRRPFCYQPPPIGWVPPAPWQPPAEPVRCFVFLTANLCLLPDGLARFNNLSHSQRRAEAIGRALLASMRPSLYGATGSSQPLPGGPDGVLMATLPVGLDFVCLQEVFDLRAAHRLVRRLSPNLGPVLHDVGTLGLQPGPYLKLLGSGLLLASRYPLLRATFRCFPNARREDALASKGLLSVQAQLGVLDGHRVVGFLHCTHLHAPTEDGRLRCKQLTLLLDWAEQFEAESRQSGEKVAFSVLLGDLNFDNCSKDFVQEQGHKLFSCFHDPCRLGTRQEQPWALGTILSTSMLHHSVASSPEMLRRALEEEKGRHLYLAGPPQDGYRAKPWRGRRLDYIMYRGTPGNLLSPEVEQMTFSTALAGLTDHLAVGLRLRVSVCS comes from the exons ATGCAATCCCCACCCGACTGGCCCCCGGTGCCCGAGGCCCTGCGGCCCTCGCCCTTCCCGCACCCGGTTCTGCATTCTCTCCACAGCATGGCTCGCGTGCTGCTCTTCCCAGCCTATTGGTCTCTGGAccagttgctgggctgctgggcaccaatggcgCGCCCCGGCAGTCTGGGGCGGGTGAGAGCCGCGGCGGGTACCGGTGgggcgctgctgctgctgctgctgctggtcgGCCTGCCCCTGGCGCTGCCTGGTCTGTTGCTCTGGCTGCCGCTGCAGGCCTGGCGCCGCCCCTTCTGTTACCAGCCCCCTCCGATAGGCTGGGTGCCGCCCGCTCCCTGGCAGCCTCCCGCTGAGCCCGTGCGctgctttgtttttctcactGCAAATCTGTGCCTATTACCCGACGGACTGGCGCGCTTCAACAACCTGTCACACAGCCAGCGGCGCGCCGAGGCCATTGGCAGGGCGCTGCTGGCCAGCATGCGGCCCTCACTCTATGGGGCTACCGGCAGCAGCCAACCTCTGCCTGGGGGGCCGGATGGGGTGCTGATGGCCACGTTGCCTGTGGGTCTGGACTTCGTGTGCCTGCAGGAGGTGTTTGACCTCCGCGCGGCTCATCGCCTGGTGCGCCGCCTGTCGCCGAATCTGGGCCCAGTGCTGCACGACGTGGGCACACTTGGACTACAGCCCGGGCCGTATCTCAAATTACTGGGTAGCGGGCTCCTACTTGCCTCGCGCTACCCACTGCTGCGTGCCACTTTCCGTTGCTTCCCGAATGCGCGTCGTGAAGACGCGCTGGCCTCCAAGGGCCTACTGTCCGTACAG GCGCAGCTGGGCGTCCTGGATGGGCACCGCGTCGTGGGATTCCTGCATTGCACGCACTTGCATGCACCAACTG AGGACGGGCGCTTGCGCTGCAAACAGCTGACGCTGTTGCTGGACTGGGCTGAGCAGTTTGAGGCTGAGAGCAGACAAAGTGGTGAGAAGGTGGCCTTCAGCGTGCTCCTGGGAGACTTGAACTTTGACAACTGCTCTAAAG ACTTTGTGCAGGAGCAGGGACACAAACTCTTCAGCTGCTTCCACGACCCGTGCCGGCTGGGCACCCGCCAGGAGCAGCCCTGGGCCCTGG GGACCATACTGAGCACCTCCATGCTCCACCATTCAGTAGCCAGTTCCCCAGAGATGCTGCGGAG GGCtctggaggaggagaaagggcgCCACCTCTACCTAGCAGGCCCTCCTCAAGATGGATACCGAGCTAAACCCTGGCGGGGCCGGCGCCTGGATTACATCATGTACCGGGGAACACCTGGGAACCTGCTGAGCCCA
- the LOC109690834 gene encoding sphingomyelin phosphodiesterase 5 isoform X1, whose protein sequence is MQSPPDWPPVPEALRPSPFPHPVLHSLHSMARVLLFPAYWSLDQLLGCWAPMARPGSLGRVRAAAGTGGALLLLLLLVGLPLALPGLLLWLPLQAWRRPFCYQPPPIGWVPPAPWQPPAEPVRCFVFLTANLCLLPDGLARFNNLSHSQRRAEAIGRALLASMRPSLYGATGSSQPLPGGPDGVLMATLPVGLDFVCLQEVFDLRAAHRLVRRLSPNLGPVLHDVGTLGLQPGPYLKLLGSGLLLASRYPLLRATFRCFPNARREDALASKGLLSVQVSVNWLQCALFREGRYTGSSRQGDLGLWGVLQAQLGVLDGHRVVGFLHCTHLHAPTEDGRLRCKQLTLLLDWAEQFEAESRQSGEKVAFSVLLGDLNFDNCSKDFVQEQGHKLFSCFHDPCRLGTRQEQPWALGTILSTSMLHHSVASSPEMLRRALEEEKGRHLYLAGPPQDGYRAKPWRGRRLDYIMYRGTPGNLLSPEVEQMTFSTALAGLTDHLAVGLRLRVSVCS, encoded by the exons ATGCAATCCCCACCCGACTGGCCCCCGGTGCCCGAGGCCCTGCGGCCCTCGCCCTTCCCGCACCCGGTTCTGCATTCTCTCCACAGCATGGCTCGCGTGCTGCTCTTCCCAGCCTATTGGTCTCTGGAccagttgctgggctgctgggcaccaatggcgCGCCCCGGCAGTCTGGGGCGGGTGAGAGCCGCGGCGGGTACCGGTGgggcgctgctgctgctgctgctgctggtcgGCCTGCCCCTGGCGCTGCCTGGTCTGTTGCTCTGGCTGCCGCTGCAGGCCTGGCGCCGCCCCTTCTGTTACCAGCCCCCTCCGATAGGCTGGGTGCCGCCCGCTCCCTGGCAGCCTCCCGCTGAGCCCGTGCGctgctttgtttttctcactGCAAATCTGTGCCTATTACCCGACGGACTGGCGCGCTTCAACAACCTGTCACACAGCCAGCGGCGCGCCGAGGCCATTGGCAGGGCGCTGCTGGCCAGCATGCGGCCCTCACTCTATGGGGCTACCGGCAGCAGCCAACCTCTGCCTGGGGGGCCGGATGGGGTGCTGATGGCCACGTTGCCTGTGGGTCTGGACTTCGTGTGCCTGCAGGAGGTGTTTGACCTCCGCGCGGCTCATCGCCTGGTGCGCCGCCTGTCGCCGAATCTGGGCCCAGTGCTGCACGACGTGGGCACACTTGGACTACAGCCCGGGCCGTATCTCAAATTACTGGGTAGCGGGCTCCTACTTGCCTCGCGCTACCCACTGCTGCGTGCCACTTTCCGTTGCTTCCCGAATGCGCGTCGTGAAGACGCGCTGGCCTCCAAGGGCCTACTGTCCGTACAGGTATCGGTCAACTGGCTGCAGTGTGCCCTGTTCCGGGAGGGAAGGTACACTGGGTCAAGCAGGCAAGGAGACCTGGGACTGTGGGGGGTGTTGCAGGCGCAGCTGGGCGTCCTGGATGGGCACCGCGTCGTGGGATTCCTGCATTGCACGCACTTGCATGCACCAACTG AGGACGGGCGCTTGCGCTGCAAACAGCTGACGCTGTTGCTGGACTGGGCTGAGCAGTTTGAGGCTGAGAGCAGACAAAGTGGTGAGAAGGTGGCCTTCAGCGTGCTCCTGGGAGACTTGAACTTTGACAACTGCTCTAAAG ACTTTGTGCAGGAGCAGGGACACAAACTCTTCAGCTGCTTCCACGACCCGTGCCGGCTGGGCACCCGCCAGGAGCAGCCCTGGGCCCTGG GGACCATACTGAGCACCTCCATGCTCCACCATTCAGTAGCCAGTTCCCCAGAGATGCTGCGGAG GGCtctggaggaggagaaagggcgCCACCTCTACCTAGCAGGCCCTCCTCAAGATGGATACCGAGCTAAACCCTGGCGGGGCCGGCGCCTGGATTACATCATGTACCGGGGAACACCTGGGAACCTGCTGAGCCCA